A single region of the Pararhodospirillum photometricum DSM 122 genome encodes:
- a CDS encoding HpcH/HpaI aldolase/citrate lyase family protein, which produces MSLSPLALGASLYAPATRPDLLAVASGQRLPGVRSVILCTEDSVREEHVEAALDTLAATLRRLGPEGPLLFIRPRTLEVLARLLALPGIERVRGFVLPKATPSLVQAAVALLRPGSAHVLMPTLETAEVFDPQAMIALRRLLSQPDLRPRILALRIGGNDLLNLLALRRRPGRTLYDTALGPVVASLVTTFRPHGFALTAPVFEDFGDVDTLRAEVRRDLEHGLIGKTAIHPAQVALIEREYRVTRSEVAMARRVLDENALAVFQIERVMCEPATHTAWARQILAQEALYGLVDMPMVEGSDPVLG; this is translated from the coding sequence ATGAGCCTTTCCCCCCTGGCGCTTGGAGCCAGCCTGTATGCCCCCGCCACTCGCCCGGACCTGCTGGCCGTTGCCAGCGGCCAGCGCCTGCCCGGCGTGCGCTCGGTGATTTTGTGCACCGAGGACAGCGTGCGCGAGGAGCATGTGGAAGCGGCCCTCGACACACTGGCCGCCACCTTGCGTCGGCTTGGTCCCGAGGGCCCCTTGCTGTTCATTCGCCCCCGCACCCTCGAGGTGTTGGCCCGCCTGCTGGCCCTGCCCGGGATCGAGCGGGTGCGCGGCTTCGTGCTGCCCAAGGCCACGCCTTCATTGGTGCAGGCCGCTGTTGCCTTGCTGCGTCCGGGCAGCGCCCACGTCTTGATGCCCACCTTGGAAACGGCCGAGGTGTTTGATCCCCAGGCGATGATTGCCCTGCGCCGCCTGTTGTCCCAGCCGGACTTGCGCCCGCGCATTCTGGCATTACGCATCGGCGGCAACGACTTGTTGAACCTGCTGGCCCTGCGCCGCCGCCCGGGGCGAACCCTGTATGACACGGCGCTGGGCCCGGTGGTGGCGTCGCTTGTCACCACCTTTCGGCCCCATGGCTTTGCCCTGACCGCCCCGGTGTTCGAGGACTTCGGCGACGTGGACACCTTGCGCGCCGAGGTCCGCCGCGACCTGGAGCATGGCCTGATCGGCAAAACGGCGATCCACCCCGCCCAGGTCGCCCTCATTGAGCGGGAGTACCGGGTGACGCGCTCCGAGGTAGCGATGGCACGTCGGGTTCTCGACGAAAATGCTCTGGCGGTCTTCCAGATCGAACGCGTGATGTGCGAACCTGCCACCCATACCGCCTGGGCCCGGCAGATTCTCGCGCAGGAAGCCCTCTATGGTCTGGTGGACATGCCGATGGTAGAGGGATCAGACCCGGTCTTGGGATAA
- a CDS encoding cysteine protease StiP domain-containing protein, with protein MSRGFSGSYDPADVTFLLTPLQPRLVDVATKEALIQGGGHYSEMLSPEAPPTPAHREAFHAALALTRERVGRDVARLARALAERPGNEVVLVSLARAGTPLGILLRRALAALDRPVVHYSVSILRDRGLDAVALRHILAHHRAPDVVFVDGWTGKGTMAGELTRALARDLPSLVGAPLAVVSDLAGVADLAAGADDYVIPWAVLNGIVSGLVSRTVLDPSLGPDDFHGCLRLDALAADDLSRWVVDTLTQDVRAALPHTPSAVWPETERQRLALVAAAFLARWPERDRLLIKPGIGEATRALLRRVPERLLVQDPALPDTRHLIALAEAQGVAVEVEKAMPYRACVFVKPLGGGAP; from the coding sequence ATGAGCCGAGGGTTCAGCGGGAGTTACGACCCGGCCGATGTCACCTTCTTGCTCACACCGCTCCAGCCCCGTCTCGTGGACGTGGCCACCAAAGAAGCCTTGATCCAAGGCGGCGGCCATTATTCGGAGATGCTCTCGCCCGAAGCCCCGCCGACCCCCGCCCACCGGGAGGCCTTTCACGCCGCCTTGGCTCTGACCCGGGAGCGGGTGGGCCGCGATGTCGCGCGTCTGGCCCGGGCCCTGGCCGAGCGGCCTGGGAACGAGGTCGTGCTGGTCAGTCTGGCCCGCGCCGGCACCCCCCTTGGCATCTTGCTGCGCCGCGCCCTGGCCGCCCTGGACCGGCCGGTGGTCCACTACTCGGTCTCGATCCTGCGCGACCGAGGCCTGGACGCGGTGGCTCTGCGCCATATCCTGGCCCACCACCGCGCCCCGGATGTGGTGTTTGTCGATGGCTGGACGGGCAAGGGCACCATGGCGGGCGAACTGACGCGTGCGCTGGCCCGGGATCTGCCTTCCTTGGTTGGCGCCCCCCTGGCCGTGGTCTCGGACTTGGCCGGCGTGGCCGATCTGGCGGCCGGGGCCGATGACTATGTCATCCCCTGGGCGGTGCTTAATGGCATCGTCTCGGGGCTGGTCAGTCGCACGGTGCTCGACCCCAGCCTGGGGCCCGATGACTTCCACGGCTGCCTGCGCCTGGACGCGCTGGCGGCGGATGATCTATCGCGCTGGGTGGTGGATACCTTGACGCAAGACGTCCGGGCTGCCCTGCCCCACACCCCCAGCGCCGTCTGGCCCGAGACGGAGCGCCAACGGCTGGCCCTGGTCGCGGCGGCATTCCTGGCCCGCTGGCCCGAGCGCGATCGTCTGTTGATCAAGCCCGGGATCGGCGAGGCAACCCGGGCGCTGTTGCGCCGTGTGCCCGAGCGTTTGCTCGTCCAGGACCCGGCGCTCCCCGATACCCGCCACCTGATTGCCTTGGCTGAGGCACAGGGGGTGGCGGTGGAGGTCGAGAAAGCGATGCCTTATCGCGCTTGCGTTTTTGTCAAACCCCTGGGAGGCGGCGCCCCATGA
- the aspS gene encoding aspartate--tRNA ligase, protein MHRYRSHTCAQAAPALVGETVRLSGWVHRKRDHGSLLFIDLRDHYGITQVVCDSADLVFPTLEAVRVESVVSITGVVVARTPETVNPTLATGAVEVRAREAEVLSTAEVLPILVAGDQEFPEDLRLTYRFLDLRREKVHANMVLRSKVISSLRRRMTDQGFLEYQTPILTASSPEGARDFLVPSRLHPGKFYALPQAPQQFKQLLMVSGFDKYFQVAPCFRDEDSRADRSPGEFYQLDFEMSFVTQEDVFAAIEPVLAGVFEEFGQDRAVTPPPFPRIPYDQAMLEFGSDKPDLRNPLRIADVTEAFRAGGFGLFARQIEAGAVVRAIPAPGAAGRPRGWYDKLNEWARETGAGGLGYVVYEEAGPKGPIAKNLEADRVEAIRAALGLKAGDAVFFACDKVTKAAKFAGQVRERLCDDLGLRETGVFRFCWTIDFPMYELNEDTGQIEFSHNPFSMPQGEMEALETMNPLDIKAYQYDIVCNGIELSSGAIRNHRPDIMYKAFEIAGYSQEEVEARFGGMLRAFKFGAPPHGGSAPGIDRIVMLLADEPNIREVILFPMNGQAQDLLMQAPNTVSEKQLKELHIRLAPPPVKAVAVERQG, encoded by the coding sequence ATGCATCGTTATCGTTCCCACACCTGTGCCCAGGCTGCCCCCGCGTTGGTGGGCGAGACCGTGCGGCTGTCCGGCTGGGTCCACCGCAAGCGGGACCACGGCAGCCTGCTGTTCATCGACCTGCGCGACCACTACGGCATCACCCAGGTGGTGTGCGACAGCGCCGACTTGGTGTTTCCCACCCTCGAAGCGGTGCGGGTCGAAAGCGTGGTGAGCATCACCGGTGTGGTGGTAGCGCGCACGCCGGAAACCGTGAACCCGACGCTGGCCACCGGCGCCGTCGAGGTGCGGGCCCGCGAGGCCGAGGTGCTCTCGACCGCCGAGGTTCTGCCGATTCTGGTGGCCGGCGACCAGGAGTTCCCGGAAGACCTGCGCCTGACCTATCGCTTCCTCGACCTGCGCCGCGAGAAGGTGCACGCCAACATGGTGTTGCGCTCCAAGGTGATTTCCTCGTTGCGCCGGCGCATGACTGACCAGGGCTTCCTGGAATACCAAACTCCGATTCTCACGGCGTCGAGCCCCGAGGGCGCACGCGACTTCCTGGTGCCGTCGCGCCTGCATCCGGGCAAGTTCTATGCGCTGCCGCAGGCGCCGCAGCAGTTCAAGCAGCTGTTGATGGTCAGCGGCTTCGACAAATACTTCCAGGTCGCGCCGTGTTTCCGCGACGAGGACAGCCGCGCCGACCGCTCGCCGGGTGAGTTTTATCAGCTCGATTTCGAGATGAGCTTTGTCACCCAGGAAGATGTTTTCGCCGCCATTGAGCCTGTCTTGGCCGGGGTGTTCGAGGAATTTGGCCAGGACCGGGCGGTGACGCCGCCGCCGTTCCCGCGCATTCCCTACGACCAAGCCATGCTGGAGTTTGGCTCGGACAAGCCCGACCTGCGCAATCCCTTGCGCATCGCCGACGTGACCGAGGCCTTCCGGGCTGGCGGCTTTGGCCTGTTTGCGCGGCAGATCGAGGCCGGCGCCGTGGTGCGGGCCATTCCGGCGCCGGGCGCAGCCGGCCGGCCGCGCGGCTGGTACGATAAGCTGAACGAGTGGGCTCGCGAGACCGGGGCCGGTGGCCTGGGCTACGTGGTCTACGAGGAAGCCGGTCCCAAGGGGCCGATCGCCAAGAACCTGGAGGCCGACCGGGTCGAAGCCATCCGTGCCGCCTTGGGCCTCAAGGCCGGCGATGCCGTGTTCTTTGCCTGCGACAAGGTCACCAAGGCCGCCAAGTTTGCCGGTCAGGTGCGCGAGCGCCTGTGCGACGACCTGGGCCTGCGCGAGACCGGGGTGTTCCGCTTCTGCTGGACCATCGACTTCCCGATGTACGAGCTGAACGAAGACACCGGGCAGATCGAGTTCAGCCACAACCCGTTCTCCATGCCCCAGGGCGAAATGGAAGCCCTGGAGACCATGAACCCGCTCGACATCAAGGCCTACCAGTACGACATCGTGTGCAATGGCATCGAGCTGTCCTCGGGCGCCATTCGGAACCACCGGCCCGATATCATGTACAAGGCTTTTGAAATCGCCGGGTATTCGCAAGAAGAAGTCGAGGCGCGCTTTGGTGGCATGCTGCGAGCCTTCAAGTTTGGCGCCCCGCCGCATGGTGGCTCGGCCCCGGGCATCGACCGCATTGTCATGCTGCTGGCCGACGAACCCAACATCCGCGAGGTCATCTTGTTCCCGATGAACGGGCAGGCCCAGGACCTCTTGATGCAAGCCCCCAACACGGTGAGCGAGAAGCAGCTCAAGGAACTGCACATCCGTCTGGCCCCGCCGCCGGTCAAGGCCGTCGCGGTCGAGCGGCAGGGCTGA
- a CDS encoding HAD-IA family hydrolase, which produces MAVRLVIFDVDGTLANSQHNIINAMTDAFAAEGLPAPSAAAVRGVIGLSLLETMERLLPDADAARHARLAEAYREAFFTRRARPDFEEPLFPGALDLLDSLDRQGVLLALATGKSRRGALAFLERHGLGPRFLSVRTADDGPGKPDPWMIQDTLATLGQDAEHAVMIGDTTYDIEMARRAGVRPIGVSWGSHPVEALTAAGAWKVADSFTDVGAFLAE; this is translated from the coding sequence ATGGCCGTTCGTCTGGTCATTTTTGACGTCGATGGGACGCTGGCCAACAGCCAGCACAACATCATCAACGCCATGACCGACGCCTTTGCCGCCGAGGGGCTTCCCGCCCCATCGGCGGCGGCGGTGCGCGGCGTCATTGGCTTGTCCTTGCTGGAAACCATGGAGCGCCTGCTGCCCGACGCGGACGCGGCGCGCCATGCCCGGCTGGCCGAGGCGTATCGCGAGGCCTTTTTCACGCGACGCGCCCGGCCGGATTTCGAGGAGCCCTTGTTCCCGGGCGCCCTCGACCTTCTCGACAGCCTCGACCGGCAGGGCGTCTTGCTGGCCCTCGCCACCGGCAAGTCACGCCGGGGCGCGCTGGCCTTTCTCGAACGCCACGGCTTGGGCCCCCGCTTCCTGAGCGTGCGCACCGCCGACGACGGCCCGGGCAAGCCCGATCCCTGGATGATCCAAGACACCCTAGCCACCCTGGGCCAAGACGCCGAACACGCCGTCATGATCGGGGATACCACCTACGACATCGAAATGGCGCGCCGCGCCGGCGTGCGCCCCATCGGCGTGTCCTGGGGCAGCCACCCGGTCGAAGCCCTCACCGCCGCCGGAGCCTGGAAAGTGGCCGACTCCTTCACCGACGTCGGGGCCTTCCTCGCCGAGTAG
- a CDS encoding DUF1924 domain-containing protein, protein MSPLMQRLLPSNWPVQVWRVWHAGLLGSGVVAYLSADEDTYTLHQFSGYLFAGLAVARLAVALSPWAKGPLTLRRPALPPLAKLKAQRWTRPSVYTLLRPWMAVALVAALGLAGLSGIGADWLKVMEKPHEWLGEIMPWVVLAHLVIVVGLLARRSAKGVAKGAASVGVIGALALGIAGFAPGAQAGEAHQSLLAELTKRAKAENPSFSGFDAKRGEALFTARHTTNPELPSCTSCHTSDPRTSGKHAKTGRAIDPMAVSANPERFTDLKQFDKRFSRDCDTVMGRSCTAQEQGDFATFMINR, encoded by the coding sequence ATGAGCCCGTTGATGCAGCGTCTTCTTCCGTCTAACTGGCCCGTTCAGGTTTGGCGCGTCTGGCACGCCGGGCTTCTGGGCTCCGGGGTGGTCGCCTACCTCAGCGCCGATGAGGATACCTACACCTTGCACCAGTTTTCCGGCTACCTGTTCGCCGGCTTGGCAGTTGCCCGCCTCGCCGTAGCCCTCAGCCCGTGGGCCAAGGGTCCCCTCACCTTGCGTCGCCCGGCTCTGCCGCCCTTGGCGAAGCTCAAGGCCCAGCGCTGGACCCGTCCCAGTGTGTACACCCTGCTGCGGCCGTGGATGGCGGTCGCCTTGGTGGCAGCCTTGGGGCTGGCTGGCCTCAGCGGCATCGGTGCCGACTGGCTGAAGGTGATGGAAAAGCCGCATGAGTGGTTGGGTGAAATCATGCCCTGGGTGGTCCTCGCCCATCTGGTCATCGTTGTTGGCCTGCTGGCCCGGCGTTCGGCCAAGGGAGTGGCCAAAGGGGCGGCCAGCGTCGGGGTGATCGGCGCGCTGGCCCTCGGAATTGCCGGCTTTGCCCCAGGCGCTCAGGCAGGCGAGGCCCACCAAAGTCTGCTTGCCGAACTGACCAAGCGGGCTAAGGCCGAAAACCCGAGCTTCAGCGGCTTTGATGCCAAGCGCGGCGAAGCCCTGTTCACGGCGCGCCACACCACTAATCCCGAGTTGCCCTCATGCACGTCCTGCCACACCAGCGATCCACGCACCTCGGGCAAGCATGCTAAGACCGGCCGGGCCATCGACCCCATGGCGGTCTCGGCCAACCCGGAGCGGTTCACCGATCTCAAGCAGTTCGACAAGCGCTTCTCGCGGGACTGCGACACGGTGATGGGGCGCTCTTGCACCGCACAAGAACAGGGCGACTTCGCCACCTTCATGATCAACCGCTGA
- a CDS encoding diheme cytochrome c gives MRMVFAGALVLSLLPGTLWAGGDDWVPPVTDPLTLKECGECHMAFQAGFLPARSWDKMMDTLDDHFGDNASLPPESVAAIRAYLTANAGDTRPAGLSREFLSWVKPGGMPQRISENPEFVREHRRITPERLKQTQAMTLINCPACHKRAAEGWYEDD, from the coding sequence ATGCGCATGGTATTTGCAGGAGCCCTGGTGTTGAGTCTGCTGCCCGGGACCCTGTGGGCCGGCGGCGATGACTGGGTCCCCCCGGTCACTGACCCCCTGACCCTGAAGGAATGCGGCGAGTGTCACATGGCTTTCCAGGCTGGGTTCCTGCCGGCCCGGTCCTGGGACAAGATGATGGACACCCTGGACGACCATTTTGGGGATAACGCCTCCCTGCCGCCGGAATCGGTTGCCGCCATTCGCGCCTACTTGACGGCCAACGCTGGTGATACCCGCCCTGCGGGCCTGTCGCGGGAGTTCTTGTCCTGGGTTAAGCCCGGCGGCATGCCGCAGCGGATCAGCGAGAACCCGGAGTTCGTGCGCGAGCACCGACGGATTACGCCAGAGCGCCTGAAACAGACCCAGGCCATGACCTTGATCAATTGCCCGGCCTGTCACAAGCGGGCGGCCGAGGGATGGTATGAGGATGATTAG
- a CDS encoding NAD(P)/FAD-dependent oxidoreductase yields the protein MRPLPPPAPHAPSWYAATATLAPERPALRGGTRADVCIVGAGFTGLSAALDLVGKGHEVVLLEAAQVGWGASGRNGGQLVNGYSRDLDTIRARYGVDAERALAGMAQEGAAIIRERIARHGIPCDLVDGGFHAAFTPRQMKGLEAFKKTWERHGLGGLDMVDRAGVGQYVASDRYVGGMIDHLGGHFHPLNYCLGVARAFEAGGGRLYEASPVIDISPLAAGGVEVRTSAGTVRADIVLVCGNAYLKNVLPALEGVVMPVSSQVVVTAPLTPGTVEALMPANACVEDCNYVLDYYRRTPDDRILYGGGIHYGGGDPDDIAADLRPRLASTFPSLAEVPLEYAWSGTFALTLTRIPHIGRLSPSIWFSHGDSGHGVTTTQLLGRLLAEGVHGQRDRFDAFARLPALPFPGGRTFRVPLTRLGAWYYSWRDRLGIS from the coding sequence ATGCGTCCCTTGCCGCCGCCCGCCCCGCATGCGCCCTCCTGGTATGCCGCCACCGCGACCTTGGCCCCGGAACGCCCAGCGTTGCGCGGCGGGACGCGGGCGGATGTGTGTATCGTCGGCGCCGGCTTCACCGGCTTGTCGGCGGCTCTCGACTTGGTGGGCAAGGGCCACGAGGTGGTGCTGCTGGAAGCGGCCCAGGTCGGCTGGGGTGCCTCGGGGCGTAATGGCGGGCAGCTCGTCAATGGCTATTCCCGCGATCTCGACACCATTCGCGCCCGCTATGGGGTCGATGCCGAGCGCGCCTTGGCCGGCATGGCCCAAGAAGGCGCGGCGATCATCCGCGAACGCATCGCCCGCCACGGCATTCCCTGCGACTTGGTGGACGGGGGCTTTCATGCCGCCTTCACACCGCGCCAGATGAAGGGGCTGGAGGCTTTCAAGAAAACCTGGGAGCGTCATGGCCTGGGCGGCCTCGACATGGTGGACCGGGCCGGGGTTGGGCAGTACGTGGCCAGCGATCGCTATGTGGGCGGCATGATCGACCACCTCGGCGGCCATTTCCACCCCCTCAACTACTGCCTGGGGGTGGCCCGCGCCTTTGAGGCGGGGGGAGGGCGGCTCTACGAGGCCTCGCCGGTCATCGACATTTCGCCGCTGGCGGCGGGTGGGGTCGAGGTTCGGACCAGTGCCGGCACCGTGCGCGCGGACATCGTGCTCGTCTGCGGCAATGCCTACCTCAAAAACGTTCTGCCGGCCCTGGAGGGTGTGGTCATGCCGGTGAGCAGTCAGGTTGTGGTCACCGCGCCCTTGACTCCCGGCACCGTCGAAGCCCTGATGCCGGCCAACGCCTGCGTCGAGGATTGCAACTATGTCCTTGATTACTATCGCCGCACCCCCGATGACCGGATCTTGTACGGCGGGGGCATCCACTACGGAGGCGGCGACCCCGATGATATTGCCGCCGATTTGCGCCCCCGTCTCGCCAGCACCTTCCCGAGCCTTGCCGAGGTCCCCCTTGAGTACGCCTGGAGCGGGACCTTTGCCCTAACCCTGACCCGGATTCCGCACATCGGCCGCCTTTCGCCCTCGATCTGGTTCAGTCACGGCGACAGCGGCCATGGGGTGACGACCACTCAACTTTTGGGACGGCTCCTGGCCGAGGGGGTCCATGGCCAGCGCGACCGCTTTGATGCCTTTGCCCGACTGCCGGCCCTGCCATTTCCGGGGGGGCGAACCTTCCGGGTGCCTTTGACCCGCCTCGGGGCTTGGTACTATTCCTGGCGGGATCGCTTGGGGATCTCATGA
- a CDS encoding glutamine synthetase family protein: MLPIGFSPAHVAAFFHRHPDIEILEAFVVDVNGVPRGKWIPRDRAEDVLVSGINLPRSILVLDVWGRDVDRAGLAHGTGDPDGLCLPVEGSLCPMPWVERPMAQVMLTMSDDDGLPFFADSRQLLDRVLDRYRALNLTPVVATELEFYLIDRHRTPLDPVRPPKSEHGRWQAWQTQVLSIAELHDNGPLLSDIADACRAMAVPADSTLRENGPGQFEINLKHVADALAAADHAVMLKRIVRGVAARHGLDATFMAKPYGDHEGSGMHIHFSLLDAEGKPVFAGPPDQANLSLRHAVGGVLKHMGDCMVLFAPHNNSYRRLWLSEHSPTVASWGYDNRNAAVRVVTSSPNASRLENRVPGADVNPYLAIAGLLASAHHGLVAEIEPPPPARPSDPVPDSQRLPVIWERTIERFASSSFIADYLGESFRSVFAATKRQELDEYRLRVTDVEYDAYLRTV, encoded by the coding sequence ATGCTGCCGATCGGTTTTTCTCCCGCTCATGTCGCCGCTTTTTTTCACCGTCACCCCGACATCGAAATTCTTGAAGCCTTTGTCGTCGATGTAAACGGCGTGCCGCGCGGGAAGTGGATCCCGCGCGACCGCGCCGAGGATGTGCTGGTCTCGGGCATCAACCTGCCGCGCTCCATTTTGGTACTGGATGTCTGGGGCCGCGATGTGGATCGGGCCGGGTTGGCCCATGGCACCGGGGATCCCGACGGTCTGTGCCTGCCGGTCGAGGGGTCCTTGTGCCCCATGCCCTGGGTCGAACGCCCCATGGCCCAGGTCATGCTCACCATGTCGGATGATGATGGCCTGCCGTTTTTTGCCGATTCCCGGCAGTTGCTCGACCGGGTGCTGGATCGCTACCGCGCCTTGAATCTGACCCCAGTGGTTGCAACTGAGCTTGAATTCTACCTAATAGACCGCCACCGCACGCCTTTGGATCCGGTGCGTCCGCCGAAGTCCGAGCACGGGCGTTGGCAGGCTTGGCAAACCCAGGTGCTCTCCATTGCCGAGTTGCACGACAACGGGCCCTTGCTGTCGGACATTGCCGATGCCTGCCGGGCGATGGCTGTGCCTGCGGACTCGACCTTGCGGGAAAACGGCCCCGGCCAGTTCGAGATCAACCTGAAACATGTTGCCGATGCCTTGGCCGCCGCCGACCATGCGGTGATGCTCAAGCGCATCGTGCGCGGCGTGGCCGCCCGCCACGGCCTGGATGCCACCTTCATGGCCAAGCCCTACGGCGACCACGAGGGCAGCGGCATGCACATCCATTTCAGCTTGCTTGATGCCGAGGGCAAGCCGGTGTTCGCCGGCCCGCCCGACCAAGCTAATCTCTCCTTGCGCCACGCCGTGGGGGGCGTCCTCAAACACATGGGGGACTGCATGGTGCTGTTTGCCCCCCACAATAACTCCTATCGCCGCTTGTGGCTCTCGGAGCACTCGCCGACCGTGGCAAGCTGGGGCTATGATAACCGCAATGCTGCCGTGCGGGTGGTCACCTCTTCGCCCAACGCCAGCCGGTTGGAAAACCGGGTGCCCGGGGCCGACGTCAACCCCTATCTGGCCATCGCCGGCCTGCTGGCCAGTGCCCACCATGGGCTGGTGGCCGAGATCGAGCCGCCGCCCCCGGCTCGGCCCAGCGATCCGGTGCCTGATTCCCAACGGCTGCCGGTCATCTGGGAACGGACGATCGAGCGCTTTGCCAGTTCGTCGTTCATTGCCGACTATCTGGGGGAGTCCTTCCGCTCGGTGTTCGCCGCCACCAAGCGCCAGGAACTCGACGAGTACCGCCTGCGCGTGACTGATGTGGAATACGACGCTTACCTTCGCACTGTGTGA
- a CDS encoding ABC transporter permease, with protein sequence MSVVLAEAAEPARPLTGLWGASLALAWREVARFLRQPSRLAGTVGQPLVFWLALGTGLSPSFQAAGQQGVSYTEYFYPGMLMMMVLFAGVFSTITVIEDRDQGFLQGVLAAPVSRLSIVLGKVGGAGAIALMQTCLLLLAAPLVGFPAGPVSYLMILLTLMVLSLGCTGLGFLVAWGMSSTSGYHAVMMLVMMPLWFLSGALFPMEGVPAVLEGLMWVNPFTHGMIILRAPFYHEPLQVLTDPLYWRSAAVVLVTVTLVLAGAARRVGRRDRGV encoded by the coding sequence ATGAGCGTCGTTCTTGCTGAAGCCGCCGAGCCGGCCCGTCCCTTGACCGGCTTATGGGGGGCGTCCCTGGCCCTGGCGTGGCGTGAGGTGGCCCGCTTCTTGCGCCAGCCGTCGCGCTTGGCGGGTACGGTCGGCCAGCCCCTGGTGTTCTGGCTGGCGCTGGGCACCGGCTTGTCGCCGTCGTTCCAGGCCGCCGGGCAGCAAGGTGTCAGTTACACCGAGTATTTTTATCCCGGCATGCTCATGATGATGGTGCTTTTCGCCGGGGTGTTTTCGACCATCACCGTCATTGAGGACCGCGATCAGGGGTTCTTGCAAGGCGTGTTGGCGGCGCCGGTCTCGCGCTTGTCCATCGTGTTGGGCAAGGTCGGCGGGGCCGGGGCCATCGCCTTGATGCAGACGTGTTTGTTGCTGCTGGCCGCCCCGTTGGTTGGCTTTCCGGCCGGTCCGGTCTCGTATCTCATGATTCTCCTGACCCTGATGGTGCTGTCGCTGGGGTGCACCGGCTTGGGGTTTTTGGTGGCCTGGGGCATGAGTTCGACGTCGGGCTATCACGCCGTCATGATGCTGGTCATGATGCCCTTGTGGTTCCTCTCGGGCGCCTTGTTCCCCATGGAGGGCGTGCCGGCGGTGTTGGAAGGCCTGATGTGGGTCAATCCGTTTACCCACGGCATGATCATCTTGCGGGCGCCATTCTATCATGAGCCTTTGCAGGTGCTGACTGATCCGCTTTACTGGCGTTCGGCTGCGGTGGTTCTGGTAACCGTGACTTTGGTGCTGGCAGGGGCGGCTCGGCGGGTGGGCCGGCGCGACCGCGGTGTGTAG
- a CDS encoding ABC transporter ATP-binding protein codes for MIRLEGLTHAYPGRKGAPPRLALSALSLHVPAGTLTILAGPNGSGKSTLFRILCGLALPSAGRVLVGGRDLFAEPGPARALMGVVFQSPAVDKHLSVAENLAMHGRLYGLSGATLGERAAEALTWTGLEKRLDDKVGTLSGGLARQVELAKCLMSHPAVLLLDEPTTGLDPAARRAFLDVLLRIQRERGMTVLMTSHVFSEAEDADRVAILRNGHLLAHDSPAALRRQLGRDMLVVNAPAAAALAPRLEAALGVACVRYGDELRIETLPPGGPVPLIDRILSHFRDEISAVAVRQPTLEDVFIHITRQPGDDLPTEACA; via the coding sequence ATGATACGTCTGGAGGGGCTAACCCACGCCTATCCCGGCCGCAAAGGCGCGCCACCCCGTCTGGCGCTGAGCGCCTTGTCCTTGCACGTGCCAGCGGGCACCTTGACCATTCTGGCCGGGCCCAACGGCAGCGGCAAATCCACCTTGTTTCGCATTTTGTGCGGTCTCGCCCTGCCCAGCGCCGGACGGGTGCTGGTGGGGGGCCGCGACTTGTTTGCCGAGCCCGGCCCGGCTCGCGCCCTCATGGGGGTGGTGTTCCAGTCGCCGGCCGTGGATAAACATCTCAGCGTGGCCGAAAACTTGGCCATGCATGGCCGCCTTTATGGCCTTTCGGGCGCCACGCTGGGCGAGCGCGCCGCCGAGGCCCTGACCTGGACCGGGCTGGAAAAGCGTCTGGACGACAAGGTTGGCACCCTCTCGGGCGGCTTGGCCCGGCAGGTGGAACTGGCCAAATGCCTGATGAGCCATCCCGCCGTGTTGTTGCTCGACGAGCCGACCACGGGCCTCGATCCCGCTGCCCGGCGCGCGTTTTTGGATGTGCTGCTGCGCATCCAGCGCGAGCGCGGCATGACCGTGCTGATGACCAGCCACGTCTTCTCCGAGGCCGAGGACGCCGACCGCGTCGCCATCTTGCGCAACGGTCACCTTTTGGCGCACGACAGCCCGGCTGCTTTGCGCCGGCAGTTGGGCCGCGACATGCTGGTGGTCAACGCGCCCGCCGCCGCCGCCTTGGCGCCCCGGCTGGAGGCGGCCCTGGGGGTGGCGTGTGTGCGCTACGGCGACGAGCTGCGCATCGAGACCTTGCCGCCCGGCGGGCCGGTGCCCTTGATCGACCGCATTCTCTCGCACTTCCGCGACGAGATCAGCGCCGTGGCCGTGCGTCAGCCGACCTTGGAAGACGTTTTTATCCACATCACCCGTCAGCCCGGGGATGATCTCCCCACGGAGGCCTGCGCATGA